A window from Symbiopectobacterium purcellii encodes these proteins:
- the rsmI gene encoding 16S rRNA (cytidine(1402)-2'-O)-methyltransferase, translating to MNNNEDISASTLYIVPTPIGNLGDITERALSVLRGVDVVAAEDTRHTGLLLQHFAISARLFALHDHNEQQKADHLLAKLQQGQSIALVSDAGTPLINDPGYHLVRRCREAGVRVVPLPGPCAAITALSAAGIASDRFCYEGFLPAKTKARQDRLLQLSEETRTLIFYESTHRLIDSLTDMATVLGESRYVVLARELTKTWESIQGAPVGELLAWVKEDENRRKGEMVLIVDGFQPDESALSAEALRTLELLRAELPLKKAAALAAEIHGVKKNALYRYALAQNEADDDAEDDNQD from the coding sequence ATGAACAACAATGAAGACATTTCTGCATCCACGCTTTACATTGTGCCAACGCCCATTGGCAATCTGGGCGATATTACGGAACGTGCGCTAAGCGTACTGCGTGGGGTGGATGTGGTTGCCGCGGAGGATACGCGTCATACCGGCCTGTTATTGCAACATTTTGCCATTAGTGCGCGCTTATTTGCACTGCACGATCACAACGAGCAGCAAAAGGCCGATCATCTGCTGGCTAAGCTTCAGCAAGGACAATCCATTGCGCTGGTCTCCGATGCGGGGACGCCGCTGATTAACGATCCCGGTTACCATCTGGTGCGCCGCTGTCGTGAAGCGGGCGTACGCGTGGTGCCATTACCGGGTCCGTGCGCGGCGATCACGGCGTTGTCGGCTGCCGGCATCGCCTCGGATCGTTTTTGTTACGAAGGGTTTTTGCCCGCGAAAACCAAAGCGCGTCAGGATCGTTTACTGCAACTGTCTGAAGAGACGCGCACGCTGATTTTCTACGAATCCACTCACCGCTTGATTGACAGCCTGACCGATATGGCAACGGTGCTGGGGGAATCGCGTTATGTAGTGTTGGCGCGCGAATTGACCAAAACCTGGGAGTCGATTCAAGGTGCCCCGGTGGGTGAACTGCTGGCCTGGGTGAAAGAAGACGAAAATCGCCGCAAAGGTGAGATGGTACTGATCGTAGACGGCTTCCAACCGGATGAGAGTGCGCTTTCAGCGGAAGCGCTGCGTACCCTGGAACTGCTGCGCGCTGAATTGCCGCTGAAAAAGGCGGCAGCGCTGGCAGCGGAAATCCACGGCGTGAAAAAGAATGCGTTGTATCGCTATGCGTTGGCGCAAAATGAGGCGGATGACGACGCAGAGGATGACAACCAGGACTAA